CAAAGCAAACTACAGTTTTAGACTGAGCAAATACTGAAAATGCTAAATCTATAAGCTCATCAGAACCATTTCCTGCAACTAGGTTTTCATAAGGAATTTTGGAATACTTGCTATATGCCTTTCTTAGCTTAATAGCCTTTGCATCAGGATATCTATTTATACTCACTTTGGAAAGTACTGACTTTTGTATGATTGAAGCTATTATCTCTGCTTCATAATCCTTAGCTCTCTCATTAGCATCTAGCTTTAATATATTACTCATCATCTGAAAACCTCCTCAAAATCGAATTTGCATGTCCATCTAAATTTTCTGCCTTTGCAAAACAAGCTATATCCTTATAAATTTTTTCAAGCCCTTCTTTGCTTGCTTCTATATAGTTACTTCTTTTCATAAAACTTTGAATCCCTAGAGGCGAAAAAGCTCTAGCGCTTCCATTGGTTGGAAGTATGTGATTCGGCCCAGCCATATAATCTCCTAGTGGTTCCGGTGAGTATTTTCCTGAAAAAATACATCCAGCATTTATAAGGCTGTCAGTAAATTTTTTATCTTCTAACAAAACCTCAAGGTGCTCTGGAGCTATTTGATTAGCTATATCTATGAGTTCTTGCTTAGTATCACATACTAGAATTGCCCCATAGTTTTTAATTGCTTCAGATGCAATTTTAGATTTCGGAAGCTTTGATAGCTGAACGCCCACTTCATTTGATACAGCCTCTGCTTCTTTATCGCTTAGAGTTAGTAGTATAGATGATGCTAGCTCATCATGCTCTGCCTGTGAAATCAAATCTGCCGCTATATAGCTTGGATTTTGATTTCCATCTGATACTATTAGTATTTCACTAGGTCCAGCTATCATATCTACATTTACAGCTCCATAAACTAATTTTTTTGCAACTGACACATAGATATTTCCTGGCCCTGTAATTACATCTACCTTTGGAATAGACTCAGTACCATATGCAAGAGCTGCTATTGCCTGTGCTCCTCCGACCTTGAATATTCTATCTACCTTGCAAAGCTTTGCAGCATATAGCACTTCAGGGTTTATCCCTCCATTTTCATCGCAAGGAACTGTCATGATGATATTTTTAACCCCAGCTGCTCTTGCTGGTATGGCATTCATAAGTACCGATGATGGATAGGCAGCCTTGCCCCCTGGTACATAAATTCCTGCTGTTTCTATAGGTATATATCTAGTTTTAGATACGATTCCTTCCTTTTCGTAAATAAAATCCTCAGGCTTTTGAGCTGATTGAAATTCCCATATATTCTCATATGCCTTATCTATAGCTTTTTTAACATCTTTATCAATTTTATTTTCGGCCTCGCTTAGCTCTATACTGCTTACTTCTAGGCTTTTTAAATCTACCTTGTCAAACTGCTTTGCATAGCCTATTAATGCATT
This region of Acetoanaerobium noterae genomic DNA includes:
- the hisD gene encoding histidinol dehydrogenase, giving the protein MNIFKLNSEKAKAFLNKISSRQADMEDKVLDTVREIINKVRQNGDNALIGYAKQFDKVDLKSLEVSSIELSEAENKIDKDVKKAIDKAYENIWEFQSAQKPEDFIYEKEGIVSKTRYIPIETAGIYVPGGKAAYPSSVLMNAIPARAAGVKNIIMTVPCDENGGINPEVLYAAKLCKVDRIFKVGGAQAIAALAYGTESIPKVDVITGPGNIYVSVAKKLVYGAVNVDMIAGPSEILIVSDGNQNPSYIAADLISQAEHDELASSILLTLSDKEAEAVSNEVGVQLSKLPKSKIASEAIKNYGAILVCDTKQELIDIANQIAPEHLEVLLEDKKFTDSLINAGCIFSGKYSPEPLGDYMAGPNHILPTNGSARAFSPLGIQSFMKRSNYIEASKEGLEKIYKDIACFAKAENLDGHANSILRRFSDDE